In Halostella litorea, a single window of DNA contains:
- a CDS encoding DUF7282 domain-containing protein, whose product MSRGRRAAAALLAVALVLPLVGVAAVPAGGHGNHLTARAQVSGDGSVVVEQLFLLERGYLVIHESDGGDPGAVVGHVALESGYHRDVPVEVADAWWESASDNESLVAVLHDDAEAGDEFDPETDGPLYSLGTLAADEFPVRAGDGSVNVVAMSLTGRTVDDSLTVPTARLADDGHLVVRRADDETGDPAEVVGSAPLAAGSHNNVSVPVDREALPGNDTRVSLWVTVHRDDGDGAFDLASDDPVRVGGSPVQSRVSATLGEAGDGGGLDVGVNTATPDPGTTDAAGSTTGGTTADGSGDGDTSMPAVGVVGTLAAVAAGALLAARRRAER is encoded by the coding sequence ATGAGCCGGGGGCGTCGCGCCGCGGCGGCGCTGCTCGCGGTCGCCCTGGTGCTCCCGCTGGTCGGGGTCGCGGCCGTCCCGGCGGGCGGCCACGGCAACCACCTCACGGCCAGGGCGCAGGTGTCCGGGGACGGCAGCGTCGTCGTCGAGCAGCTGTTCCTGCTGGAGCGGGGCTACCTCGTGATCCACGAGAGCGACGGCGGCGACCCCGGCGCGGTCGTCGGACACGTCGCCCTGGAGTCGGGGTATCACCGCGACGTGCCGGTCGAAGTGGCCGACGCCTGGTGGGAGTCGGCGTCGGACAACGAGTCGCTCGTGGCCGTGCTCCACGACGACGCGGAGGCGGGCGACGAGTTCGACCCCGAGACCGACGGGCCGCTGTACAGCCTCGGCACCCTCGCGGCCGACGAGTTCCCGGTCCGGGCCGGCGACGGGTCGGTCAACGTCGTCGCGATGTCGCTGACGGGCCGCACGGTCGACGACTCGCTGACGGTGCCGACGGCGCGGCTCGCCGATGACGGCCACCTCGTCGTCAGGCGGGCCGACGACGAGACGGGCGACCCCGCCGAAGTCGTCGGGAGCGCGCCGCTGGCGGCCGGCAGCCACAACAACGTGAGCGTCCCGGTCGACCGGGAAGCGCTCCCCGGCAACGACACCCGCGTGTCGCTGTGGGTGACCGTCCACCGCGACGACGGCGACGGCGCGTTCGACCTGGCGAGCGACGACCCGGTTCGCGTCGGCGGGTCGCCGGTCCAATCGCGGGTGTCCGCGACGCTGGGCGAGGCCGGCGACGGCGGCGGCCTCGACGTGGGGGTGAACACGGCGACGCCGGACCCCGGCACGACCGACGCCGCCGGGTCCACGACCGGCGGGACGACCGCGGACGGATCGGGCGACGGGGACACGAGCATGCCCGCGGTCGGCGTCGTCGGGACGCTGGCGGCGGTCGCCGCCGGCGCGCTGCTGGCGGCGCGCCGACGGGCGGAGCGATGA
- a CDS encoding rhodanese-like domain-containing protein produces the protein MKRRTYLAGVAAAGALAGCLGNGGGDGSDGATDGDGSSTDLETTASAEYETNGEFPPDGDSADGYPPEFDEVPDQREIDTSAFETVTQDGVEVPLAPADAVHYWYRRGEARIADARGREQYDTSHVFGAVLSPAGRGGSDGDPVVEWPQDDRIVCYCGCPHHLSSIRAASLIDAGYENVYVIDEGFWEWHAQDYPMAGTDLSVSPYGHVVRGRADPGFAGETAWARHEPSGQREATTIGDDGGYSMTLRFVDVDRDSPIRVETPGYEVEAPLGRLVDTTVTADLG, from the coding sequence ATGAAACGACGAACGTACCTCGCGGGCGTCGCGGCGGCGGGCGCGCTGGCCGGGTGCCTCGGGAACGGGGGCGGCGACGGATCCGACGGGGCGACCGACGGCGACGGGTCGTCGACCGACCTCGAAACCACGGCGTCGGCCGAGTACGAGACCAACGGCGAGTTCCCGCCGGACGGAGATTCGGCCGACGGCTACCCCCCTGAGTTCGACGAGGTCCCCGACCAGCGGGAGATCGACACGTCCGCGTTCGAGACGGTGACCCAGGACGGCGTCGAGGTGCCGCTCGCGCCCGCGGACGCGGTCCACTACTGGTACCGCCGCGGCGAGGCCCGCATAGCCGACGCCCGCGGCCGGGAGCAGTACGACACCTCCCACGTGTTCGGCGCGGTGCTCAGCCCGGCGGGGCGGGGCGGCAGCGACGGCGACCCCGTCGTCGAGTGGCCCCAGGACGACCGGATCGTCTGCTACTGTGGGTGCCCGCACCACCTCTCGTCGATCCGCGCGGCGTCGCTCATCGACGCCGGCTACGAGAACGTGTACGTCATCGACGAGGGGTTCTGGGAGTGGCACGCACAGGACTACCCCATGGCCGGCACCGACCTGTCGGTCTCGCCGTACGGACACGTCGTCCGCGGGCGGGCCGACCCGGGCTTCGCGGGCGAGACGGCGTGGGCGCGCCACGAGCCCTCGGGCCAGCGGGAGGCAACGACCATCGGCGACGACGGCGGGTACAGCATGACGCTGCGCTTCGTCGACGTCGACCGCGACTCGCCGATCCGCGTCGAGACGCCCGGCTACGAGGTCGAAGCGCCGCTCGGCCGACTCGTCGACACGACCGTCACCGCCGACCTGGGCTGA
- a CDS encoding DUF7405 family protein has translation MTPLPDESRREFLKAAVAAGGVSALSACLDLGGDGDPADGSSTPTTGGPVPDGVDDPASLPDRQHGWNDLVPTDDYGNTVLPRHQVLLYLTLDGSGPPDGSARETVESALATLDRAYERSNEGLIHSIGYSPAYFDRFDESLPPSVNLPAPRSLSSFEDPDLDEQDALIHLASDRADVVLEADEALRGNVEANGIAVETPLTDAMTVDDRRTGFIGDGMPAERQDVNGVPDGDPVPEESPLFMGFVAGFAGNQASEDYVTIGEGPFAGGTTKHVANIRQRLEDWYVEQDFEERVMEMFSPTHAEEGMVEGAGHNLGDHSGVTDEIMDRVADDAREHGRVGHAQKAARANRDEDGNVLLLRRHFESTDDDVASLHFPSLQRDLAQFERVREAMNGSDIDSPAVKQRVNNGILEYIFVKHRGNFLVPPRRHRALPTPRPEGET, from the coding sequence ATGACGCCCCTCCCAGACGAGTCGCGGCGCGAGTTCCTGAAGGCGGCCGTCGCCGCCGGCGGGGTGAGCGCGCTGAGCGCCTGCCTCGACCTCGGCGGCGACGGCGACCCGGCGGACGGCAGTTCGACGCCGACGACCGGCGGCCCGGTTCCGGACGGCGTCGACGACCCGGCGTCGCTGCCCGACCGCCAGCACGGCTGGAACGACCTCGTGCCGACCGACGACTACGGCAACACCGTCCTCCCCCGCCACCAGGTCCTGCTGTACCTGACCCTCGACGGGTCCGGGCCGCCGGACGGGAGCGCCCGGGAGACCGTCGAGTCGGCCCTGGCGACGCTCGACCGCGCGTACGAACGCTCCAACGAGGGGCTGATCCACTCGATCGGCTACTCGCCGGCGTACTTCGACCGGTTCGACGAGTCGCTTCCGCCGAGCGTGAACCTCCCGGCCCCCCGCTCGCTCTCCTCGTTCGAGGACCCCGACCTGGACGAGCAGGACGCGCTCATCCACCTGGCGAGCGACCGCGCCGACGTGGTGCTGGAGGCCGACGAGGCGCTCCGGGGCAACGTCGAGGCCAACGGGATCGCGGTGGAGACGCCCCTGACCGACGCGATGACGGTCGACGACCGCCGGACGGGCTTCATCGGCGACGGCATGCCCGCCGAGCGCCAGGACGTCAACGGCGTCCCCGACGGCGACCCGGTGCCCGAGGAGTCGCCGCTGTTCATGGGCTTCGTCGCCGGCTTCGCCGGCAACCAGGCCAGCGAGGACTACGTGACCATAGGCGAGGGGCCGTTCGCCGGCGGGACGACCAAACACGTCGCGAACATCCGCCAGCGGCTGGAGGACTGGTACGTCGAGCAGGACTTCGAGGAGCGCGTGATGGAGATGTTCAGCCCCACCCACGCCGAGGAGGGGATGGTCGAGGGGGCCGGCCACAACCTCGGCGACCACAGCGGGGTCACCGACGAGATCATGGACCGGGTGGCGGACGACGCGCGGGAGCACGGCCGGGTGGGCCACGCGCAGAAGGCCGCCCGGGCGAACCGCGACGAGGACGGGAACGTCCTCCTGTTGCGCCGCCACTTCGAGTCGACCGACGACGACGTGGCGAGCCTCCACTTCCCGTCGCTCCAGCGCGACCTCGCGCAGTTCGAGCGGGTGCGCGAGGCGATGAACGGGAGCGACATCGACAGCCCCGCCGTGAAACAGCGGGTGAACAACGGCATCCTGGAGTACATCTTCGTCAAGCACCGGGGCAACTTCCTCGTGCCGCCGCGGCGACACCGCGCGCTCCCGACGCCGCGGCCGGAAGGCGAAACGTGA
- a CDS encoding mechanosensitive ion channel family protein, producing the protein MVEWSLVTGQPAALAAAVLAVGILLGYVVGKLNKRLLTAAGVPDAVEGTPFERTARSLGTSTVTIVARLSSWFVYGVALLTAVHIAQLFSAERFWLRVTEFVPRLFVAALVLVVGFVVADKAELMASERLRGVKLPEVGILPRVIKYSVLYIASLVALDQIGVNTDALIVLLAVYAFALVFLGGLAFKDFLASGAAGVYLLLNQPYSIGDDVRIGDHEGIVQEVDVFVTHIENDEEEFIVPNSRVLENGIVRMRE; encoded by the coding sequence ATGGTCGAGTGGAGCCTCGTCACCGGGCAGCCGGCGGCGCTGGCCGCGGCGGTGCTCGCGGTGGGGATCCTGCTCGGCTACGTCGTCGGGAAGCTCAACAAGCGGCTGCTGACGGCCGCCGGCGTCCCGGACGCGGTCGAGGGGACGCCGTTCGAGCGGACCGCCCGGAGCCTCGGCACGTCGACGGTCACCATCGTCGCGCGGCTCTCCTCGTGGTTCGTGTACGGCGTCGCCCTGCTGACGGCCGTCCACATCGCCCAGCTGTTCAGCGCCGAGCGGTTCTGGCTCCGGGTCACCGAGTTCGTCCCCCGACTGTTCGTCGCCGCGCTCGTGCTCGTCGTCGGCTTCGTCGTCGCCGACAAGGCCGAACTGATGGCCAGCGAGCGGCTCCGCGGGGTCAAGCTCCCCGAGGTGGGGATCCTGCCGCGGGTGATCAAGTACAGCGTCCTCTACATCGCGTCGCTGGTCGCGCTGGACCAGATCGGCGTCAACACCGACGCGCTCATCGTTCTGCTCGCGGTGTACGCCTTCGCCCTGGTCTTTCTCGGCGGCCTCGCGTTCAAGGACTTCCTCGCCTCGGGCGCGGCCGGGGTCTACCTCCTCCTCAACCAGCCGTACAGCATCGGCGACGACGTGCGGATCGGCGACCACGAGGGGATCGTCCAGGAGGTCGACGTGTTCGTCACCCACATCGAGAACGACGAGGAGGAGTTCATCGTCCCGAACAGCCGCGTGCTGGAAAACGGGATCGTCCGGATGCGGGAGTAG
- a CDS encoding sensor histidine kinase, translating into MDTRRLTAAVVLSATGVGLGAIAARQLLQGVSGLPGIVVTGATLLLGVAFTVAGPAAYRTGVSSRHLLRIAGWNTLGVVVTTAVLLLVYLFQVATGATPSAPLLSGALIVGVSAFAHVLIGFNDVRRIRARTVARQRKKAGVIHRFVRHNLKHVAQMLLGYGEQLTATDGGGANHTIGEQLLDIGTDLGETQEQIQLFEEMIGTDGDRTAVELTEVIDKHRAALEEQYPEASVETALPESLPALAGERIDPAFGELLENAFEHGGDPPTVRITGERDGDRIDVEILDAGDGFPDHELALINGDKSETQLRHSSGLGLWLATWITETYGGSLRLANRENGGGRVSIQLPAAP; encoded by the coding sequence ATGGATACGAGACGTCTCACCGCGGCGGTCGTCCTCAGTGCGACGGGCGTGGGGCTGGGAGCGATAGCCGCCCGACAGCTGCTTCAGGGGGTCTCCGGGCTCCCCGGCATCGTCGTCACCGGCGCGACGCTGCTGCTGGGCGTCGCGTTCACGGTGGCCGGCCCCGCGGCGTACCGAACCGGCGTCAGCTCGCGCCACCTGCTCCGTATCGCCGGCTGGAACACGCTCGGGGTCGTCGTCACGACCGCGGTGTTGCTCCTGGTGTACCTGTTTCAGGTGGCGACCGGCGCTACGCCGTCCGCGCCGCTGCTGTCCGGGGCGCTCATCGTGGGCGTGAGCGCGTTCGCGCACGTCCTCATCGGCTTCAACGACGTCCGGCGGATCCGGGCGCGAACCGTCGCCAGACAGCGCAAGAAGGCGGGCGTGATACACCGGTTCGTCCGCCACAACCTGAAACACGTCGCCCAGATGCTGCTGGGCTACGGGGAGCAACTCACCGCCACCGACGGGGGTGGGGCGAACCACACCATCGGCGAGCAACTGCTCGATATCGGCACCGACCTCGGCGAGACCCAGGAACAGATCCAGCTCTTCGAGGAGATGATCGGGACCGACGGCGACCGGACGGCGGTCGAACTGACCGAGGTCATCGACAAGCACCGGGCGGCGCTGGAAGAGCAGTACCCCGAGGCGTCCGTCGAGACCGCGCTCCCCGAGTCGCTGCCCGCGCTGGCCGGCGAGCGTATCGACCCGGCGTTCGGGGAACTGCTCGAGAACGCGTTCGAACACGGCGGCGACCCGCCGACGGTCCGGATCACGGGGGAACGCGACGGCGACCGGATCGACGTCGAGATCCTGGACGCCGGCGACGGCTTCCCGGACCACGAACTGGCGCTCATCAACGGGGACAAGTCCGAGACGCAGCTCCGACACAGCAGCGGCCTCGGGCTCTGGCTCGCGACCTGGATAACGGAGACGTACGGCGGCTCCCTCAGGCTGGCCAACAGGGAGAACGGCGGCGGCCGGGTCTCGATCCAGCTCCCGGCGGCCCCGTAG
- a CDS encoding iron transporter — protein MNRRRFLAAGASTTLLAGCLDGADGSDDDTTDATDGSTATTTADGSGDADGIYVQPFVENMIMAGTASAGDYRFGVFYTFPHQFWTVTGTERSAQPRRDDHTAHLMATVWDPETGTVLPDTGLSVEITRDGELVSEEVIYPMFSQRMGFHYGANFTLEGNGTYDVGVSVGGLSTRRTGSFEGRFADPATATVSFELDDATREQLTTQEIDAAGEAGAVEPMEMDGVPLGRAASPESLPGTVRGEATADGVRYVVTTLSDDRFGDGTYVAASARTRYNGLLVPEMSLTGTIRRDGEATYDGAFERTLDPELDYHYGALVDGVESGDTLELAVEVPPQVARHQGYETAFLGTPTVELEL, from the coding sequence ATGAACCGCCGAAGGTTCCTCGCTGCGGGCGCATCGACCACCCTCCTCGCCGGTTGCCTCGACGGTGCCGACGGATCGGACGACGACACGACCGACGCGACCGACGGGTCGACGGCGACGACGACCGCCGACGGTTCGGGCGACGCGGACGGTATCTACGTCCAGCCGTTCGTCGAGAACATGATCATGGCCGGGACGGCGTCGGCCGGCGACTACCGGTTCGGCGTCTTCTACACGTTCCCCCACCAGTTCTGGACGGTGACGGGGACCGAGCGGTCGGCGCAGCCGCGACGCGACGACCACACGGCCCACCTGATGGCGACAGTATGGGACCCCGAGACGGGGACGGTCCTCCCCGACACGGGCCTCTCCGTCGAGATAACGCGTGACGGCGAACTCGTCTCCGAGGAGGTCATCTACCCGATGTTCTCCCAGCGGATGGGGTTTCACTACGGCGCGAACTTCACGCTCGAGGGGAACGGGACGTACGACGTCGGCGTCAGCGTCGGCGGGCTGTCGACCCGGCGCACCGGGTCGTTCGAGGGCCGGTTCGCGGACCCGGCGACGGCGACGGTTTCGTTCGAACTGGACGACGCGACGCGCGAGCAGTTGACCACACAGGAGATAGACGCCGCGGGCGAGGCCGGCGCGGTCGAGCCGATGGAGATGGACGGGGTGCCGCTCGGGCGGGCCGCGTCGCCGGAGTCCCTGCCGGGGACGGTCCGCGGGGAGGCGACCGCCGACGGGGTCCGGTACGTCGTCACGACGCTGTCCGACGACCGGTTCGGCGACGGGACGTACGTCGCCGCCTCGGCCCGGACGCGGTACAACGGCCTGCTGGTGCCCGAGATGTCGCTCACCGGGACGATACGGCGCGACGGCGAGGCGACGTACGACGGCGCGTTCGAACGCACCCTCGACCCCGAACTCGACTACCACTACGGCGCGCTGGTCGACGGCGTCGAGTCCGGCGACACGCTGGAACTGGCCGTCGAGGTGCCGCCGCAGGTCGCCCGCCACCAGGGGTACGAGACGGCGTTTCTCGGCACGCCGACCGTCGAACTGGAGCTATGA
- a CDS encoding twin-arginine translocation signal domain-containing protein, with protein MTHSRRTFLQASGAAALLGLSGCTGMLDGDDGLGSDGPPGYTSWMYDPRDLLGVETRGYATFDIESVLAQRDSLPSDPFEGLEQANEEIDEVDLEEFSRMTAVGGSTLDADNPEAGGSVVLEGSFDVETITDEIASSGDSSQYQTGSYEGYELYYGEQENEFQGTTNSFAFAINEEQVVVGGSNSDAMSGRDAVETMIDTNNGNQTRYYNGSDYAERLVNEFSGTTMSMGVEFDLGTLIRDQIQNDSVRLVLSGLGAAGMAATINGETATNEILLVYEEDAEVPEDTARDLLDQARNSQPEAFEQFEDVSISSGDRTLRLTTEVDTQRLWEESGLGPTGVADAATASGSASTPPQASFGTEWEDYDEDRKEVTITHRGGASIPAERLSLEGDVLGQSSWTNTSNGDVVAGSTIQALVEAGGYVAVVWTSPDGSTSAQLGGSSAPN; from the coding sequence ATGACTCATTCGAGACGCACGTTTCTACAGGCGAGTGGAGCGGCCGCGCTCCTCGGCCTGTCGGGCTGTACGGGGATGCTCGACGGCGACGACGGGCTCGGCAGCGACGGCCCGCCGGGCTACACCTCCTGGATGTATGACCCGCGGGACCTGCTGGGCGTCGAGACGCGGGGGTACGCCACGTTCGACATCGAGAGCGTCCTCGCACAGCGCGACTCGCTGCCGTCGGACCCCTTCGAGGGGCTGGAACAGGCGAACGAGGAGATCGACGAGGTCGACCTGGAGGAGTTCTCCCGGATGACGGCCGTCGGCGGGAGCACGCTCGACGCCGACAACCCGGAGGCCGGCGGCTCGGTCGTCCTCGAAGGCTCGTTCGACGTCGAGACGATCACCGACGAGATCGCCTCGTCGGGCGACAGCAGCCAGTATCAGACCGGCTCCTACGAGGGGTACGAACTGTACTACGGCGAGCAGGAAAACGAGTTCCAGGGGACGACGAACTCCTTCGCGTTCGCCATCAACGAGGAGCAGGTCGTCGTCGGCGGGTCCAACTCCGACGCCATGAGCGGCCGGGACGCCGTCGAGACGATGATCGACACCAACAACGGCAACCAGACCCGCTACTACAACGGGAGCGACTACGCCGAACGCCTCGTCAACGAGTTCAGCGGCACGACGATGTCGATGGGCGTCGAGTTCGACCTCGGCACGCTCATCCGCGACCAGATCCAGAACGACAGCGTCCGCCTCGTGTTGAGCGGCCTCGGCGCGGCCGGCATGGCCGCCACGATCAACGGCGAGACCGCGACCAACGAGATCCTGCTCGTGTACGAGGAGGACGCCGAGGTGCCCGAGGACACCGCCCGTGACCTGCTCGACCAGGCCCGCAACTCGCAGCCAGAGGCGTTCGAGCAGTTCGAGGACGTCAGCATCTCCAGCGGCGACCGCACGCTCCGGCTCACCACGGAGGTCGATACCCAGCGGCTCTGGGAGGAGAGCGGCCTCGGCCCGACCGGCGTCGCCGACGCCGCCACCGCGAGCGGCTCGGCCTCCACCCCGCCCCAGGCTTCGTTCGGGACCGAGTGGGAGGACTACGACGAGGACCGCAAGGAGGTGACGATCACCCACCGGGGCGGCGCGTCGATCCCCGCCGAACGCCTCTCGCTGGAAGGCGACGTCCTGGGCCAGTCCTCGTGGACCAACACCAGTAACGGGGACGTCGTCGCCGGAAGCACCATCCAAGCGCTCGTCGAGGCCGGCGGCTACGTCGCCGTCGTCTGGACGAGCCCGGACGGCTCCACGTCGGCACAGCTCGGCGGGTCGTCGGCTCCGAACTGA
- a CDS encoding HsdM family class I SAM-dependent methyltransferase, whose translation MSATEDSITDLMAEYLRDNGIDARTQISISGPSTRSQPDLQISNGGTFVGESKWEDNKWKGFGEARDYSQLAGIEGSFLISYPNELKDEGAQSRLGENKTESILGGHKYEVAFLRRGEETDMDTLSLEEIPVWINSNIGQHKTPEADPEQVVDVLRQAAYTLNKELETAPEENLFRNVLGAEPDEKEEQEAAREAAGFLLVNQITFYRVLSANKPYPDIDIDNLTSPSDLVDYFDRVLEDDYTPVYSFRIAEELPPDSLTILKDAIKSIYALSPERINHDVLGKVFHELIPVSARKKVAAYYTKSKPAEILAELAIDSSDETVLEPACGSGTLLAASYMRKRGLMDNFTEEDHRRFVEHDLTGIDVMPFAAHLSCIHLALQAPVYETDEVNIGIEDSTTLNPGDTIDQLSFVLPESSRQRGLGDFAGGSSSDTSDEQIEAGSIAMDAQAGREMELKLVDTVIMNPPYSRQESIARFSDGYKSDLSNRFSRRDSKGQLHGKMSFCSYFMFLADKFLKSGGTLAAVLPASILTKSSDSGVREMLLQEYNIQYIIARHDEINLSEDTDMREILLVAEKGTQESPVTDYVYLDSLDVDPEEIRSVDTRLTSPSDGGMTEESGHNFTLRKFPQDTLTPNNLFSPLSIENHGLFNIWYEITDSDKITTIDEKGLDFSRGGSSTPWQSGAIIDPSSFKQPSDHWVTAEVDEDTLTAKHRKMEKQ comes from the coding sequence ATGTCGGCTACCGAAGACAGTATAACTGACCTTATGGCGGAATATCTACGGGACAATGGGATTGATGCCCGTACCCAGATTTCCATCTCTGGACCATCAACCCGCTCTCAACCGGATTTACAAATATCCAATGGAGGGACGTTCGTTGGAGAGAGTAAGTGGGAAGACAACAAGTGGAAAGGCTTTGGCGAAGCCCGTGATTACAGCCAACTAGCGGGAATTGAGGGGTCATTTTTAATCTCTTACCCCAATGAATTAAAGGACGAAGGTGCTCAGTCGCGGCTGGGAGAAAACAAAACTGAATCCATCCTTGGCGGTCATAAATATGAAGTTGCGTTCCTACGCCGTGGGGAAGAGACAGATATGGATACCCTGTCTCTGGAGGAAATCCCTGTCTGGATTAACTCTAATATAGGCCAGCATAAGACACCCGAGGCAGACCCTGAGCAGGTTGTGGACGTTCTTCGACAGGCCGCCTATACGCTTAATAAAGAACTCGAGACTGCCCCGGAAGAGAATCTGTTTCGAAACGTACTGGGGGCCGAACCTGACGAGAAAGAGGAACAAGAAGCGGCTCGGGAAGCGGCGGGGTTTCTGCTGGTTAATCAGATTACGTTCTATAGAGTTCTGAGTGCCAACAAGCCATACCCAGATATTGACATCGACAACCTGACTTCGCCGTCTGATTTGGTTGATTACTTCGATAGGGTACTCGAAGATGACTACACCCCAGTTTACAGTTTTCGAATAGCCGAGGAACTTCCTCCTGACTCGCTCACCATCCTCAAAGATGCAATCAAATCAATCTATGCGCTAAGTCCTGAGAGAATCAATCACGACGTGCTTGGCAAGGTCTTCCACGAACTTATTCCAGTCTCGGCTCGAAAGAAGGTCGCGGCTTACTATACTAAAAGTAAGCCCGCAGAAATTCTCGCAGAACTCGCAATAGACAGTTCTGACGAGACTGTTTTGGAGCCAGCCTGCGGGAGCGGCACGCTTCTCGCCGCATCGTATATGAGGAAACGGGGACTGATGGACAACTTTACTGAAGAAGACCATCGCCGCTTCGTTGAACATGACCTAACTGGCATCGACGTGATGCCGTTTGCCGCCCACCTCTCGTGTATCCATCTCGCCCTTCAAGCACCGGTCTACGAGACAGATGAGGTCAACATTGGTATTGAAGACAGCACCACGCTCAATCCCGGCGACACAATTGACCAACTTTCTTTTGTCCTTCCAGAATCGAGCCGTCAGCGGGGTCTTGGAGACTTTGCTGGTGGAAGTTCGTCCGACACATCAGACGAACAAATTGAGGCAGGAAGTATCGCTATGGACGCTCAAGCGGGGCGAGAAATGGAACTCAAACTGGTGGACACGGTTATAATGAATCCTCCGTACTCTCGGCAGGAATCTATCGCCCGCTTCTCTGATGGTTATAAGAGCGACCTAAGTAACAGATTCTCCCGTCGCGACAGCAAGGGCCAACTTCATGGGAAGATGAGTTTCTGTTCCTACTTTATGTTCCTCGCAGACAAATTTCTCAAGAGTGGCGGGACCCTTGCCGCTGTCCTCCCGGCCTCAATTCTCACGAAATCGTCCGATTCCGGTGTCCGTGAGATGCTACTTCAGGAATACAATATCCAGTATATTATCGCCCGACATGACGAAATCAACCTATCAGAAGATACAGATATGCGTGAAATTCTATTGGTGGCCGAGAAAGGAACACAAGAGTCGCCAGTTACCGATTATGTGTACCTCGATAGTCTGGACGTAGACCCCGAAGAAATCCGTTCAGTAGACACCCGGTTGACTTCGCCATCCGACGGCGGTATGACCGAGGAGAGTGGTCATAATTTCACTCTCCGAAAGTTCCCACAAGACACGCTCACACCGAATAATCTCTTCTCACCTCTTTCAATCGAGAACCACGGCCTGTTTAATATATGGTACGAAATCACGGACTCAGATAAAATCACCACTATAGACGAGAAAGGGCTAGACTTCTCTCGTGGCGGGAGTAGTACCCCTTGGCAGAGTGGTGCAATTATTGACCCATCGAGTTTCAAACAACCATCTGACCATTGGGTTACTGCGGAAGTAGATGAAGATACGTTAACAGCAAAGCATCGCAAAATGGAAAAACAATAA
- the dacZ gene encoding diadenylate cyclase DacZ encodes MAEASELFAELVPDVDAILLFSPSGSYYEGVAADAEDPIIVVAGENDVGADEFVELPLKFDDVADRIRFGIEGAVDEGYIGDGDVLACAVEMFGDGIDTVSRVRVDESMESGIYGLFSDSRADPDVIRAVLELVIELGKKGQKGKPVGALFVVGDAGKVMNKSRPLSYNPFEKSHVHVGDPIVNVMLKEFSRLDGAFVISDSGKIVSAYRYLEPSAEGVDIPKGLGTRHMAAGAVTRDTNATAIVLSESDGLVRAFKAGELVLELDPEDY; translated from the coding sequence ATGGCGGAGGCAAGCGAGTTGTTCGCGGAGCTGGTGCCCGACGTCGACGCGATCCTGTTGTTCTCGCCCAGCGGCTCCTACTACGAGGGCGTGGCCGCCGACGCCGAGGACCCGATAATCGTCGTCGCCGGGGAGAACGACGTCGGGGCCGACGAGTTCGTCGAACTCCCGCTGAAGTTCGACGACGTCGCCGACCGGATACGCTTCGGGATCGAGGGGGCGGTCGACGAGGGGTACATCGGGGACGGGGACGTCCTCGCCTGCGCCGTCGAGATGTTCGGCGACGGGATAGACACCGTCAGCCGGGTCCGCGTCGACGAGTCCATGGAGTCGGGGATCTACGGCCTGTTCTCGGACTCCCGGGCCGACCCCGACGTCATCCGGGCGGTGCTCGAACTGGTGATCGAACTGGGGAAGAAGGGCCAGAAGGGCAAGCCCGTCGGCGCGCTGTTCGTCGTCGGCGACGCCGGGAAGGTGATGAACAAGTCCCGGCCGCTCTCGTACAACCCCTTCGAGAAGTCCCACGTCCACGTCGGCGACCCCATCGTCAACGTGATGCTGAAGGAGTTCTCCCGGCTCGACGGCGCGTTCGTCATCAGCGACTCCGGGAAGATCGTGTCGGCGTACCGCTACCTCGAACCGTCCGCCGAGGGCGTCGACATCCCGAAGGGGCTGGGCACCCGACACATGGCGGCGGGCGCGGTCACCCGGGACACGAACGCCACGGCCATCGTGTTGAGCGAGAGCGACGGGCTCGTGCGGGCGTTCAAGGCGGGCGAACTGGTGCTCGAACTGGACCCGGAGGATTACTGA